A window of Ignavibacterium sp. contains these coding sequences:
- the sprA gene encoding cell surface protein SprA, which yields MNKDIWRDICFNLITLQQQSEIQNSSNDELVPPITSGNNELKIPFYNTPPDTGLENKTDSTFINGDSLITKTDSVKSALDTVKIIINKDSLRLYQWSQDSTARLEHFRYFREDVPYVRLKQKRLSKFFVEPSPTFKQRKITIDSTGKYVEIRELIAGKDSKILLRMPIEEYIQERLKVEERKKWEDLGYAYELKSGKVGLQELMKSITDFEIPLPKVGVLSIFGEPKISLKIGGAVQIHGAWRNETTEGVTASRLGNTRNEPDFKQQVQINVNGTIGDKLNISADWNTERTFEYENQLKIKYTGYEDEIIQSIEAGNVSLQTSPLVGGSEALFGIKALFKMGPFTLTTIASQKKGETKEVEVSGGTTASEFQKRAYDYSTNHYFVDTVYADPTLNIFNNYYGNPTPQVNNQYLITEIQVWKSISTITTDKSREREANAFISLPPISRNQQYPDSYRQPLDNPVSGIEEAGRFLLLQEGIDYTLHAETGFITFKTAINENDAIAVSYGRENGPGTADDEYFGEWLAPGDTNTTKRLVLKLVKPKNLQPLYQTAWKLQLKNIYPIGVRNIKEEGFEFDIKYEIEGGEPVRELNGKRLLNAFGLDLLDASKQPNPDNIFDFRPNITVFPETGEIIFPTLEPFGRNIPSELSQYTYQDIYDTTKTFAQQKKEKDKWLLVGKSTGTASATYQLGFNVVENSVKVLLDGRPLKEGVDYRVDYNSGQLTITNSAALVPGANLRITFEQNDLFQLASKTLLGARGIYEFSKKTNLGFSVLNLNQQTLSDKVRIGEEPLSNTIYGVDFNTSADLPFVTKAIDKVISTREMSSFNFSGEFAYMSPDPNTKKSTISSDQGKSIAYIDDFEGAKRLIPVGVSYTSWKDLSAPDSLANLPGTSRREKMPYKGKAFWFNETPSPFTVQQIYGERKQVARSDQQVTVLDYVFLPDTPGTYNWEPNLSDPQKVWGGNMKVLSSTANNLIEENVEFIEFWAQIVDAEPGAKLYLDLGKISEDVIPNNILDTEDKDRNDAIDVEGKEDTGLDGLFDAAERTTYNSTKSDPSGDNFFFQRGSTPYPYDYFNINGTEGNAVLTDIGRLPDTEDLNRNGTLDNATAFFRYEIPLDTVPQNNPFIAGGGLTEFNWYLFRIPLQEYKNAIGQASFSNVEFIRMFTTGVNNKVHFRIAEFNLVGSQWQKLVKNDSVLSISVVSIEENPEYKSPPGVFQERDRTRPDENILRNEQSLSLVLNGLPDGQSREAVKYLFRPLDVFNYKQMKLFIHGDLNDVPGSISYSDTLGGQRQYSTEVYFRFGGDTNNYYEYRQPVLPDWNEITIDFDKITAIKQTTRDSLNQIIKIPVEGRPGHYYVFKGNPTLTSIKFLSVGVFNIDNSFNQGPLSGQVWVNELRVVGADDSPGWAYSINSSLKLADLMTVNFTYSKKDPYFHRLSERFGSRVDNTNWSVSTDLNVLKLLPINLPESSLRINYSHTEQKGKPLYLPGTDVKVDEAVQRQQTIYDLDTTGRVKTPQQIREETETESISDTWSASNIKIKIPSSWWLIRDTFNALTFGFNYNKTFSRNPTIEKSTAWVWNANMTYGLNLSPDYNIVIADIPILGSFIQLFKDYANLKIYFLPQNISLNVTAKRNRNASKSRPTYNPQTGQFTEPDEVVSRDFSTTRGMTFNWKVTEGGFLNLTTSYNVNITSTLANLETDIYGRERTESEIWSDIIGGKFFGKDFRYQQSIDFRTAPKLPSLFDLNKFFTITAGYTAGYQWNYDLRQEELGRSAGYNNKSNVGLTLRLKALFAPLFAEEPEQKQNVTQRQINQEKQILNRQDIQNEDSLLVNKTDSPDSLSAEDLNKPSAISKALGFLKTVAKNIFFDYETISISFSNDNQLSKSGLKSMGTGFSNFWGLFYNEDAGPTRGFMLGLSGDVGKRVTAARTNLSDNFSQKNNLDFKTSRPLWEGAKIDINWKVGWSLNKVTTLSVDDNGNLFVQGITSSGTLTRSFVTFPPVLLLSVANSGIKKVHELYNPQSGDAASSLSNAFQEGFESFPFLSKLPFLSKVTKYIPRPNWRITWDGLENFLIFKSIAKRVSLEHGYTANYTEGWKLSRDGKEEIQTQKIDYGFSPLAGLNLTFGQLWEGNLSGSLKYGTRTSYDLGITTTNINETFSRDIGFTLQYSKSGFEIPLFGVSLKNDVEFSLAYNQSKNSVVRYEMNNFTEEGIPQDGTTRVTIEPRIKYTISSKVTLSIFYKRSSVSPEGASRIPPTTTNEAGIDVNITIN from the coding sequence ATGAATAAGGATATTTGGAGAGATATTTGTTTCAATCTGATTACTCTCCAGCAACAATCTGAAATACAGAATTCATCAAATGATGAATTAGTTCCGCCAATTACATCCGGGAATAATGAATTAAAAATTCCTTTCTACAATACACCACCAGATACTGGTTTGGAGAATAAAACAGATTCAACCTTTATAAATGGCGATTCTCTAATTACGAAAACTGATTCTGTTAAATCGGCTTTAGATACTGTAAAAATAATTATTAATAAAGACTCGTTGAGATTGTATCAGTGGTCTCAGGATTCTACTGCGCGATTAGAACACTTCAGATATTTTCGTGAAGATGTTCCTTATGTTCGCTTAAAACAAAAACGTCTTTCTAAGTTTTTTGTCGAACCTTCACCAACTTTTAAACAAAGAAAAATTACAATTGATTCGACAGGGAAGTATGTTGAAATAAGAGAACTTATCGCCGGTAAGGATTCAAAAATATTACTGAGAATGCCGATTGAAGAATATATTCAGGAAAGGTTGAAAGTTGAAGAGCGAAAGAAATGGGAAGATTTAGGTTATGCTTACGAACTTAAATCAGGTAAAGTTGGTCTTCAGGAATTAATGAAGAGCATTACTGACTTTGAAATTCCTTTACCAAAAGTTGGTGTATTAAGTATTTTTGGTGAACCTAAAATAAGTTTGAAAATTGGTGGTGCTGTTCAGATTCATGGTGCCTGGAGAAATGAAACAACAGAAGGTGTTACTGCTTCAAGATTAGGCAATACAAGAAACGAACCTGACTTTAAACAGCAGGTTCAGATAAATGTGAATGGAACTATCGGAGATAAGTTAAACATTAGTGCTGACTGGAATACTGAAAGAACATTTGAATATGAAAATCAGCTTAAGATAAAATATACTGGTTATGAAGATGAAATAATTCAAAGCATAGAAGCAGGAAATGTTTCACTTCAGACTTCGCCACTTGTTGGTGGTAGTGAAGCTCTATTCGGAATCAAAGCACTTTTCAAAATGGGACCTTTTACACTTACTACGATTGCTAGTCAGAAGAAAGGTGAAACAAAAGAAGTTGAGGTCTCAGGTGGAACAACTGCTAGCGAATTCCAGAAACGGGCTTATGATTATTCAACAAATCACTATTTTGTTGATACAGTTTACGCTGACCCTACATTAAATATTTTTAATAACTATTATGGAAATCCGACTCCGCAAGTAAATAATCAGTATCTGATAACTGAAATACAGGTTTGGAAATCTATATCTACAATTACAACTGATAAGTCCCGTGAACGTGAAGCAAATGCATTTATTTCATTGCCGCCAATAAGCAGGAATCAACAATATCCTGATTCATACAGACAACCTCTTGACAATCCTGTTTCCGGAATTGAAGAAGCAGGAAGATTTCTATTACTTCAGGAAGGAATTGATTACACACTTCATGCTGAAACAGGATTTATAACCTTTAAAACTGCCATCAATGAAAATGATGCTATCGCTGTTTCTTATGGAAGAGAAAACGGACCGGGAACAGCTGATGATGAATATTTTGGAGAATGGCTTGCGCCCGGTGATACTAACACTACCAAAAGATTAGTTCTAAAACTTGTTAAGCCAAAAAATCTTCAGCCACTTTATCAAACAGCGTGGAAATTGCAACTTAAAAACATTTATCCGATTGGGGTAAGAAATATTAAAGAAGAAGGATTTGAATTTGATATTAAATACGAAATTGAAGGTGGCGAACCTGTAAGAGAATTAAATGGTAAAAGATTGTTGAATGCATTTGGACTTGATTTACTTGATGCAAGTAAACAGCCAAATCCAGATAATATTTTCGACTTCAGACCAAACATTACTGTCTTTCCTGAAACAGGCGAAATAATTTTCCCCACCTTAGAGCCATTCGGAAGAAATATTCCATCTGAATTAAGTCAATACACTTATCAGGATATTTATGATACAACTAAAACCTTTGCACAGCAGAAGAAAGAAAAAGACAAATGGCTTCTTGTTGGTAAAAGCACAGGTACTGCATCAGCAACATATCAGCTCGGATTTAATGTTGTTGAAAATTCGGTTAAAGTTTTGCTCGATGGAAGACCTTTGAAAGAGGGCGTTGATTATCGTGTAGATTACAACAGTGGTCAGTTAACTATTACAAATAGTGCTGCTCTTGTGCCGGGCGCCAACCTAAGAATCACTTTTGAACAGAATGATTTATTCCAGCTTGCATCAAAAACATTGTTGGGTGCTCGTGGTATTTATGAGTTCTCAAAGAAAACAAATCTTGGATTCTCAGTTCTCAATCTTAATCAACAAACATTAAGTGATAAAGTAAGAATTGGTGAAGAACCATTAAGCAATACAATTTATGGAGTTGATTTTAATACTTCAGCTGATTTGCCATTTGTTACAAAAGCAATTGATAAAGTTATTTCTACAAGAGAAATGTCTTCATTTAATTTCAGCGGTGAATTTGCTTATATGAGTCCTGATCCGAATACAAAGAAAAGTACAATCTCATCAGATCAGGGGAAAAGTATTGCTTACATTGATGATTTTGAAGGAGCTAAAAGATTAATTCCTGTTGGAGTTTCATATACTTCCTGGAAAGATTTAAGTGCGCCTGATTCATTAGCTAATCTTCCGGGAACTTCACGACGGGAAAAAATGCCATACAAAGGTAAAGCATTCTGGTTCAATGAAACACCATCACCATTTACTGTACAGCAAATTTATGGGGAAAGAAAGCAGGTTGCACGTTCTGATCAACAAGTAACAGTTCTTGATTATGTTTTCTTACCAGACACGCCGGGAACTTATAACTGGGAACCAAACCTGAGCGATCCTCAGAAAGTCTGGGGTGGAAATATGAAAGTGCTTTCTTCAACAGCAAATAATTTAATTGAAGAGAATGTAGAGTTTATTGAATTCTGGGCACAGATTGTTGATGCTGAACCTGGTGCAAAACTTTACCTTGATTTAGGTAAAATAAGTGAAGATGTAATTCCAAATAATATTCTTGATACCGAAGACAAAGACAGAAATGATGCAATTGATGTTGAGGGTAAAGAAGACACGGGACTTGATGGATTATTCGACGCTGCTGAAAGAACAACATATAACAGTACAAAATCTGATCCTTCCGGAGATAATTTCTTTTTCCAGCGAGGAAGTACGCCTTATCCTTATGATTATTTCAATATTAATGGAACTGAAGGTAACGCTGTATTAACCGACATTGGTCGTTTACCTGATACTGAAGACCTTAACAGAAACGGAACTCTGGATAACGCAACAGCATTCTTCAGATACGAAATTCCGCTCGATACTGTTCCGCAGAACAATCCATTTATTGCTGGTGGAGGTTTAACCGAATTTAACTGGTATTTATTCAGAATACCTTTGCAGGAATATAAGAATGCAATAGGACAGGCAAGTTTTTCAAATGTTGAATTCATTAGAATGTTCACTACAGGAGTAAATAATAAAGTTCATTTCAGGATTGCGGAATTTAATCTTGTTGGAAGTCAATGGCAGAAACTTGTAAAGAATGATAGCGTCTTGTCAATTTCTGTTGTAAGTATTGAGGAAAATCCGGAATATAAAAGTCCTCCAGGTGTATTTCAGGAAAGAGACAGAACAAGACCTGATGAAAATATTCTAAGAAATGAACAATCATTAAGTTTAGTTCTTAACGGACTGCCTGATGGTCAATCAAGAGAAGCCGTAAAATATTTGTTCAGACCTTTGGATGTTTTTAATTACAAACAAATGAAATTGTTTATTCACGGAGATTTGAATGATGTTCCCGGCTCGATTTCATACAGCGATACACTTGGTGGACAACGACAATACTCTACGGAAGTATATTTCCGTTTTGGTGGTGATACTAACAACTATTATGAATATCGTCAACCAGTACTGCCCGATTGGAATGAAATCACAATTGATTTTGATAAAATTACTGCAATAAAGCAGACAACCAGAGATTCATTAAATCAGATTATTAAAATTCCGGTTGAAGGAAGACCGGGACATTATTATGTCTTCAAAGGTAATCCGACACTGACATCAATTAAATTTTTATCTGTTGGCGTATTTAATATTGATAATAGTTTTAACCAGGGACCGTTATCAGGACAAGTTTGGGTGAATGAACTTCGTGTAGTTGGTGCTGATGATTCACCTGGGTGGGCTTATAGTATTAATAGTTCTCTGAAACTTGCTGATTTGATGACTGTTAATTTTACTTATAGTAAAAAGGATCCATACTTCCATCGTTTATCTGAAAGGTTCGGTTCAAGAGTAGATAATACAAACTGGTCGGTTTCAACTGATTTAAATGTTTTGAAACTACTACCAATAAATTTACCTGAAAGTAGCCTTCGTATTAATTATTCACACACAGAGCAGAAAGGTAAACCGCTATATTTGCCGGGAACTGATGTTAAAGTTGATGAAGCTGTTCAGAGGCAGCAGACTATTTATGATTTGGATACAACAGGCAGAGTTAAAACTCCTCAACAAATAAGAGAAGAAACTGAAACTGAATCAATTTCTGATACCTGGTCAGCTTCGAATATTAAAATTAAAATTCCTTCTTCCTGGTGGTTAATCAGAGATACATTTAATGCACTCACATTTGGATTTAACTATAACAAAACTTTCAGCAGGAATCCTACAATAGAAAAATCTACTGCTTGGGTCTGGAATGCAAATATGACTTACGGTTTGAACTTAAGTCCTGATTATAATATCGTTATCGCAGATATTCCTATACTTGGTTCGTTCATTCAGCTATTTAAAGATTATGCAAATCTTAAGATTTATTTTCTTCCACAAAACATTAGTCTTAATGTAACTGCAAAGCGAAACAGAAATGCAAGTAAGAGCAGACCCACATATAATCCACAGACTGGTCAGTTTACTGAACCAGATGAAGTGGTCTCAAGAGATTTCTCTACGACAAGAGGAATGACATTTAACTGGAAAGTTACTGAAGGAGGATTTTTAAATCTTACAACAAGTTACAATGTCAACATTACTTCAACACTTGCAAATCTCGAGACTGATATATACGGAAGAGAAAGAACAGAAAGTGAAATATGGTCCGACATCATTGGAGGAAAATTCTTTGGTAAGGATTTCAGATATCAGCAGTCTATAGATTTCAGAACAGCACCAAAACTTCCTTCTCTTTTCGATCTGAATAAATTTTTCACAATCACCGCTGGTTATACTGCCGGATACCAATGGAATTATGATTTACGACAGGAAGAATTAGGTAGAAGTGCGGGTTATAATAATAAGTCGAATGTTGGATTAACTTTAAGATTGAAAGCACTTTTTGCTCCTTTGTTCGCTGAAGAACCTGAACAAAAACAAAATGTAACACAGAGACAAATAAATCAGGAAAAACAAATTCTTAATCGTCAGGATATTCAGAATGAAGACAGTCTTCTTGTAAATAAAACGGATTCGCCTGATTCACTTAGTGCTGAGGATTTGAATAAACCATCAGCAATTTCAAAGGCTTTAGGATTTCTGAAAACAGTTGCAAAAAATATATTCTTTGATTATGAAACAATCTCAATTAGCTTTTCGAATGATAATCAACTATCCAAATCAGGATTAAAATCAATGGGAACCGGTTTTTCAAACTTTTGGGGATTGTTTTACAATGAGGATGCTGGTCCTACCCGTGGATTTATGTTAGGACTTTCTGGTGATGTTGGCAAACGTGTAACTGCAGCTAGAACGAATCTTAGCGATAACTTCTCACAGAAAAATAATCTTGATTTCAAAACATCCAGACCACTTTGGGAAGGTGCTAAAATTGATATCAACTGGAAAGTTGGCTGGTCATTGAATAAAGTCACTACACTTTCAGTTGATGATAATGGAAACTTATTTGTTCAGGGAATAACTTCTTCCGGAACATTAACAAGATCATTTGTTACATTCCCACCAGTCTTGTTATTGTCCGTTGCAAACAGCGGTATAAAAAAGGTTCACGAACTTTATAATCCTCAATCCGGTGATGCTGCTTCAAGTTTATCAAATGCGTTTCAGGAAGGATTTGAAAGTTTCCCATTTCTTTCAAAGCTTCCGTTCTTAAGCAAAGTAACAAAGTA
- a CDS encoding cupin domain-containing protein has protein sequence MNSKARYYIDKLELQKHPEGGFYCEIYRAGEMFFTETIPAKKLNKKNISTSIYFLLTGRDKSLFHRLKSDEIWHFYDGCDVKLYVIDQNGKLTEHLFGKGSEIFQLVIPKNNWFAAELTDKNSFALIGCTVAPGFDFKDFELADRKNLITKFPEHAKLIKKFTKL, from the coding sequence ATGAATTCAAAAGCCAGATATTATATAGATAAACTGGAATTGCAGAAACATCCTGAAGGAGGTTTTTATTGCGAAATTTATCGTGCCGGCGAAATGTTTTTTACTGAAACTATTCCCGCAAAGAAGTTAAATAAAAAAAATATATCTACTTCGATTTACTTTTTATTGACCGGAAGAGATAAATCTTTGTTCCACAGATTAAAGTCAGACGAGATATGGCATTTTTATGATGGATGTGATGTTAAATTATATGTAATTGATCAAAATGGTAAATTGACTGAACATCTTTTTGGAAAGGGAAGTGAAATTTTTCAGCTTGTGATTCCAAAGAATAATTGGTTTGCTGCAGAACTTACTGACAAAAATTCATTTGCTCTGATTGGATGCACTGTTGCACCAGGATTTGATTTTAAGGATTTTGAACTTGCAGACAGAAAAAATTTAATAACTAAATTTCCTGAACATGCAAAGCTGATTAAAAAGTTTACTAAACTTTAA
- a CDS encoding M20/M25/M40 family metallo-hydrolase, translating into MLKFSLLISLFFLSTVLSFAQNEKINNYISVADTLTKTALRDRKGYDWLKELCEIGPRLSGSENSLKAIFWAENKMKQLGFDSVWLQPVMVPHWERGEKEFCAVYNGNNFVRELNILALGGSISTDKNGITANVIEVKSFDELKQKSSDVKGKIVFFSRPIDQGLINTFSGYGSAVDQRVYGAIEAAKYGAVGVVIRSVTTKYDNVPHTGVMLYADSLPRIPAAAIGYLDSDFLSEQLKINPELLLKLRLNCRTFEDAPSFNVIGEIKGTQLPDEVIVVGGHFDSWDVGCGAHDDGAGCIQSMEVLDLFKRLHIKPKRTIRCVLFINEENGSRGGIEYGKFALSSSEKHIAAIEADRGAFTPVGFYVDSDSLTIDKISRWLPVFEKASIEWIKKGGSGVDVSKIKNAKALLGFVPDDQRYMDLHHSANDVFEEVHPREFELGTAAMAVMVYLLSEEGL; encoded by the coding sequence ATGTTAAAATTCTCACTACTCATTTCCCTGTTTTTTCTTTCAACAGTATTGTCATTTGCTCAGAACGAAAAGATCAACAATTATATTTCTGTTGCAGACACTCTCACCAAAACAGCTTTGAGAGATCGGAAAGGTTATGATTGGTTGAAAGAACTTTGTGAAATCGGACCAAGACTCAGCGGTTCAGAGAATTCATTAAAAGCAATCTTCTGGGCCGAAAATAAAATGAAACAACTTGGTTTCGACTCAGTGTGGCTTCAGCCGGTTATGGTTCCTCATTGGGAAAGAGGTGAAAAAGAATTCTGTGCTGTTTACAATGGAAATAATTTTGTAAGAGAGTTAAATATCCTTGCTCTCGGAGGGAGTATTTCCACTGATAAAAATGGAATTACAGCAAATGTTATTGAAGTAAAATCTTTTGATGAACTGAAACAAAAATCATCGGATGTTAAAGGCAAAATTGTTTTTTTCAGCAGACCAATTGATCAGGGATTGATAAATACTTTTTCCGGTTATGGTTCTGCTGTTGACCAGAGAGTTTATGGTGCTATCGAAGCCGCTAAGTATGGAGCTGTTGGGGTTGTAATAAGATCAGTTACAACGAAATATGATAATGTTCCTCACACAGGCGTTATGCTTTACGCTGATAGTTTACCCAGAATTCCTGCCGCTGCAATTGGTTATCTTGATTCTGATTTTTTAAGTGAACAATTAAAAATAAATCCTGAGCTTTTGTTAAAACTCCGATTGAATTGCAGAACATTTGAAGATGCACCGTCATTCAATGTGATTGGTGAAATTAAAGGAACGCAATTGCCTGATGAAGTAATAGTTGTCGGAGGACATTTCGACAGCTGGGATGTTGGATGCGGTGCTCACGACGACGGCGCCGGATGCATCCAATCTATGGAAGTACTGGATTTATTCAAACGACTTCATATAAAACCAAAAAGAACTATCAGATGCGTTTTATTCATAAATGAAGAGAATGGTTCTCGTGGCGGAATTGAGTATGGAAAATTTGCTTTATCTTCATCAGAAAAACATATTGCTGCCATTGAAGCTGACAGAGGTGCATTCACTCCCGTCGGATTTTATGTTGATAGTGATTCTTTAACTATAGATAAAATTTCGAGATGGTTGCCTGTATTTGAAAAAGCTTCAATTGAGTGGATTAAAAAAGGCGGCAGTGGAGTTGATGTCAGCAAGATTAAAAATGCAAAAGCATTACTTGGCTTTGTTCCAGATGATCAAAGGTATATGGATTTACATCATTCAGCCAATGATGTTTTTGAAGAAGTTCATCCGAGAGAATTTGAATTAGGCACTGCTGCAATGGCTGTGATGGTTTATCTTTTAAGTGAAGAAGGTTTGTAG